A portion of the Zootoca vivipara chromosome 6, rZooViv1.1, whole genome shotgun sequence genome contains these proteins:
- the LOC118086678 gene encoding AFG3-like protein 1 isoform X1, with amino-acid sequence MRLRRLSDRTIMAHRLAAAVLSPPLAALWRGHCHSRGLAKLVPFWQWCERGHPGCGMSFHHWLCSKPPEGFEKKDEKRQGPTEAAPDNNKEPIGSKNPSLPKNTQGSSGGEGKRGRKDEDLGWWNHMQKGEFPWDNKDSRYLIVMGAGILTGFFYLYYRDPGREISWKHFVHYYLAKGLVDRLEVVNKQFVRVFPIPGTTSEKHIWFNIGSVDTFERNLEAAQLELGISSAQQVSVVYSTESDGSFLLSMVPSLLLLGFLLFTLRRGPMGSGRGGRGGGIFSVSETTAKVLKDNIEVQFKDVAGCEEAKLEIMEFVNFLKNPKQYQDLGAKIPKGAMLTGPPGTGKTLLAKATAGEANVPFISVNGSEFLEMFVGVGPARVRDMFALARKNAPCILFIDEIDAVGRKRGHGNFGGQSEQENTLNQLLVEMDGFNSSTNVVVLAGTNRPDVLDPALMRPGRFDRQIYIGPPDIKGRASIFKVHLRPLKLDADISRDTLARKMAARTPGFTGADISNVCNEAALIAARHASPTVNEKHFEQAIERVIGGLEKKTQVLQPNEKAVVAYHEAGHAVVGWFLKHADPLLKVSIIPRGKGLGYAQYLPQEQFLYTREQLFDRMCMMLGGRVAEQLFFGRITTGAQDDLRKVTQSAYAQVVQFGMSDKLGQVSFDLPQQGDLMPEKPYSEATAELIDEEVRALINTAYEKTLELLTQCRGHVEKVGKRLLEKEVLEKADMVELLGPRPFAEKSTYEEFVEGTGSLEEDTSLPEGLKNWNLEREEERAQEKAS; translated from the exons ATGCGCTTACGGCGCCTGAGTGATAGGACAATAATGGCTCATCGGCTGGCGGCGGCGGTTTTATCGCCACCTTTGGCCGCATTGTGGCGAGGCCACTGCCACAGCCGCGGACTTGCGAAGTTGGTACCGTTCTGGCAG TGGTGTGAGAGAGGCCATCCAGGATGTGGCATGTCCTTCCATCACTGGCTGTGCTCCAAGCCTCCTGAAG GCTTTGAGAAGAAAGATGAAAAGAGACAGGGTCCAACAGAGGCAGCCCctgataataataaag AGCCTATTGGCTCCAAAAATCCCAGTCTTCCCAAAAATACCCAGGGAAGCAGTGGTGGAGAAggcaagagaggaaggaaagatgaGGATTTGGGGTGGTGGAATCACATGCAGAAG GGAGAATTCCCTTGGGATAATAAAGACTCCCGGTATCTGATTGTCATGGGAGCTGGCATCCTCACAGGGTTCTTCTACCTCTACTACCGAGATCCAGGCAGAGAAATCAGCTGGAAGCACTTTGTGCATTACTACCTGGCCAAAGGACTG gTGGATCGACTGGAAGTGGTGAACAAGCAGTTTGTCCGGGTGTTTCCAATCCCTGGCACCACCTCAGAG AAGCACATCTGGTTCAATATTGGCAGTGTGGATACCTTTGAACGAAACCTAGAGGCTGCTCAGCTGGAGCTGGGGATCAGTAGCGCCCAACAAGTGTCTGTGGTCTACAGCACCGAGAGTGATGG CTCCTTTCTCCTGAGCATGGTGCCTAGCCTTCTGCTGTTGGGCTTCCTGCTGTTCACTCTGAGACGTGGACCAATGGGAAGTGGGCGTGGAGGGCGAGGAGGAGGGATCTTCAGTGTTTCAGAGACGACAGCAAAAGTCCTGAAGGACAACATTGAAGTGCAGTTCAAAGATGTGGCCGGCTGCGAAGAGGCCAAGCTGGAGATCATGGAGTTTGTAAATTTCCTGAAGAATCCAAAGCAGTACCAAGATCTCGGGGCCAAGATTCCAAAG GGAGCGATGCTCACGGGGCCCCCGGGCACAGGCAAAACCCTCTTGGCCAAAGCTACTGCAGGAGAAGCCAACGTCCCTTTCATCAGTGTGAACGGCTCCGAGTTCCTGGAAATGTTTGTCGGAGTTGGGCCTGCAAGG GTTCGGGATATGTTTGCCTTGGCACGGAAGAATGCCCCTTGCATCCTCTTCATTGATGAGATTGATGCCGTTGGGAGGAAGCGGGGCCACGGGAACTTCGGGGGCCAGAGCGAGCAAGAGAACACACTCAACCAGCTGCTGGTAGAGATGGATG GGTTCAACAGCAGCACAAACGTTGTCGTGCTTGCAGGCACAAACCGACCCGATGTCTTGGACCCGGCACTGATGAGACCTGGACGCTTTGATCGGCAGATTTATATTG GCCCACCGGACATCAAAGGCAGAGCGTCCATCTTCAAAGTCCACCTCCGGCCTCTCAAATTGGATGCAGATATCAGCAGAGATACTCTGGCTCGGAAGATGGCAGCCCGGACCCCAGGATTCACAG GTGCCGATATCTCCAACGTTTGCAATGAGGCTGCCCTCATTGCCGCACGACACGCCAGTCCCACTGTGAATGAGAAGCACTTTGAACAGGCCATTGAGAGAGTCATTGGGG GGCTTGAGAAGAAGACCCAAGTCCTGCAGCCCAATGAGAAGGCCGTCGTGGCTTACCATGAAGCTGGGCACGCTGTGGTGGGCTGGTTCTTAAAGCACGCCGACCCTTTGCTGAAG GTCTCCATCATCCCCCGGGGCAAGGGCCTGGGCTATGCGCAGTACCTGCCCCAGGAGCAGTTTCTCTACACCCGGGAGCAGCTCTTCGACCGCATGTGCATGATGCTTGGGGGCCGCGTTGCCGAGCAGCTCTTCTTTGGCCGCATCACAACCGGTGCCCAGGATGACCTCCGGAAGGTGACGCAGAGTGCCTATGCCCAG GTGGTGCAGTTTGGCATGAGTGACAAGCTGGGTCAAGTCTCCTTTGACCTTCCGCAGCAGGGTGATCTGATGCCCGAGAAGCCTTACAGCGAAGCCACCGCTGAGCTGATTGACGAAGAGGTGCGTGCCTTGATCAACACGGCCTATGAGAAGACCCTGGAGCTGCTGACTCAATGCCGTGGCCACGTGGAGAAG GTAGGAAAGCGCCTCCTGGAGAAGGAAGTCCTGGAGAAGGCAGACATGGTGGAGCTGTTGGGGCCCAGGCCCTTTGCAGAGAAATCCACCTACGAGGAGTTTGTTGAGGGCACTGGGAGCTTGGAAGAAGACACCTCCCTCCCCGAGGGCTTGAAGAACTGGAATCTTGagcgggaggaggagagagcccaGGAGAAGGCCTCTTAG
- the LOC118086678 gene encoding AFG3-like protein 1 isoform X2 codes for MQKGEFPWDNKDSRYLIVMGAGILTGFFYLYYRDPGREISWKHFVHYYLAKGLVDRLEVVNKQFVRVFPIPGTTSEKHIWFNIGSVDTFERNLEAAQLELGISSAQQVSVVYSTESDGSFLLSMVPSLLLLGFLLFTLRRGPMGSGRGGRGGGIFSVSETTAKVLKDNIEVQFKDVAGCEEAKLEIMEFVNFLKNPKQYQDLGAKIPKGAMLTGPPGTGKTLLAKATAGEANVPFISVNGSEFLEMFVGVGPARVRDMFALARKNAPCILFIDEIDAVGRKRGHGNFGGQSEQENTLNQLLVEMDGFNSSTNVVVLAGTNRPDVLDPALMRPGRFDRQIYIGPPDIKGRASIFKVHLRPLKLDADISRDTLARKMAARTPGFTGADISNVCNEAALIAARHASPTVNEKHFEQAIERVIGGLEKKTQVLQPNEKAVVAYHEAGHAVVGWFLKHADPLLKVSIIPRGKGLGYAQYLPQEQFLYTREQLFDRMCMMLGGRVAEQLFFGRITTGAQDDLRKVTQSAYAQVVQFGMSDKLGQVSFDLPQQGDLMPEKPYSEATAELIDEEVRALINTAYEKTLELLTQCRGHVEKVGKRLLEKEVLEKADMVELLGPRPFAEKSTYEEFVEGTGSLEEDTSLPEGLKNWNLEREEERAQEKAS; via the exons ATGCAGAAG GGAGAATTCCCTTGGGATAATAAAGACTCCCGGTATCTGATTGTCATGGGAGCTGGCATCCTCACAGGGTTCTTCTACCTCTACTACCGAGATCCAGGCAGAGAAATCAGCTGGAAGCACTTTGTGCATTACTACCTGGCCAAAGGACTG gTGGATCGACTGGAAGTGGTGAACAAGCAGTTTGTCCGGGTGTTTCCAATCCCTGGCACCACCTCAGAG AAGCACATCTGGTTCAATATTGGCAGTGTGGATACCTTTGAACGAAACCTAGAGGCTGCTCAGCTGGAGCTGGGGATCAGTAGCGCCCAACAAGTGTCTGTGGTCTACAGCACCGAGAGTGATGG CTCCTTTCTCCTGAGCATGGTGCCTAGCCTTCTGCTGTTGGGCTTCCTGCTGTTCACTCTGAGACGTGGACCAATGGGAAGTGGGCGTGGAGGGCGAGGAGGAGGGATCTTCAGTGTTTCAGAGACGACAGCAAAAGTCCTGAAGGACAACATTGAAGTGCAGTTCAAAGATGTGGCCGGCTGCGAAGAGGCCAAGCTGGAGATCATGGAGTTTGTAAATTTCCTGAAGAATCCAAAGCAGTACCAAGATCTCGGGGCCAAGATTCCAAAG GGAGCGATGCTCACGGGGCCCCCGGGCACAGGCAAAACCCTCTTGGCCAAAGCTACTGCAGGAGAAGCCAACGTCCCTTTCATCAGTGTGAACGGCTCCGAGTTCCTGGAAATGTTTGTCGGAGTTGGGCCTGCAAGG GTTCGGGATATGTTTGCCTTGGCACGGAAGAATGCCCCTTGCATCCTCTTCATTGATGAGATTGATGCCGTTGGGAGGAAGCGGGGCCACGGGAACTTCGGGGGCCAGAGCGAGCAAGAGAACACACTCAACCAGCTGCTGGTAGAGATGGATG GGTTCAACAGCAGCACAAACGTTGTCGTGCTTGCAGGCACAAACCGACCCGATGTCTTGGACCCGGCACTGATGAGACCTGGACGCTTTGATCGGCAGATTTATATTG GCCCACCGGACATCAAAGGCAGAGCGTCCATCTTCAAAGTCCACCTCCGGCCTCTCAAATTGGATGCAGATATCAGCAGAGATACTCTGGCTCGGAAGATGGCAGCCCGGACCCCAGGATTCACAG GTGCCGATATCTCCAACGTTTGCAATGAGGCTGCCCTCATTGCCGCACGACACGCCAGTCCCACTGTGAATGAGAAGCACTTTGAACAGGCCATTGAGAGAGTCATTGGGG GGCTTGAGAAGAAGACCCAAGTCCTGCAGCCCAATGAGAAGGCCGTCGTGGCTTACCATGAAGCTGGGCACGCTGTGGTGGGCTGGTTCTTAAAGCACGCCGACCCTTTGCTGAAG GTCTCCATCATCCCCCGGGGCAAGGGCCTGGGCTATGCGCAGTACCTGCCCCAGGAGCAGTTTCTCTACACCCGGGAGCAGCTCTTCGACCGCATGTGCATGATGCTTGGGGGCCGCGTTGCCGAGCAGCTCTTCTTTGGCCGCATCACAACCGGTGCCCAGGATGACCTCCGGAAGGTGACGCAGAGTGCCTATGCCCAG GTGGTGCAGTTTGGCATGAGTGACAAGCTGGGTCAAGTCTCCTTTGACCTTCCGCAGCAGGGTGATCTGATGCCCGAGAAGCCTTACAGCGAAGCCACCGCTGAGCTGATTGACGAAGAGGTGCGTGCCTTGATCAACACGGCCTATGAGAAGACCCTGGAGCTGCTGACTCAATGCCGTGGCCACGTGGAGAAG GTAGGAAAGCGCCTCCTGGAGAAGGAAGTCCTGGAGAAGGCAGACATGGTGGAGCTGTTGGGGCCCAGGCCCTTTGCAGAGAAATCCACCTACGAGGAGTTTGTTGAGGGCACTGGGAGCTTGGAAGAAGACACCTCCCTCCCCGAGGGCTTGAAGAACTGGAATCTTGagcgggaggaggagagagcccaGGAGAAGGCCTCTTAG
- the DEF8 gene encoding differentially expressed in FDCP 8 homolog, producing the protein MEYDEKLARFRQGHLNPFNKAPLQSQHDQKTGETGEEFQQKGLKLGLSPEEEAEFLCSERTMDLGLAEDHFSRPVGLFLASDVEQLRQAIEECKQRILELPDNSEKQKDAVVRLIHLRLKLQELKDPSEDEPNIRVILEHRFYKEKSKSVKQTCDKCSTIIWGLLQTWYTCTGCSYRCHSKCLNLITKPCVRSKVSHQAEYELSICPETGLDSQDYRCAECRVPISLRGVPSEARQCDYTGLYYCSNCHWNDQAVIPARVIHNWDFEPRKVSRCSMRYLALMVSRPVLKLREINPLLFNYVEELVEIRKLRQDILLMKPYFITCKEAMEARLLLQLQDRQHFVENDDMYSLQDLIDINAGRLSCSLTETHTLFAKHIKLDCERCQAKGFVCELCKEGDVLFPFDSHTSMCMDCSAVFHRDCYYDNSTTCPKCARLNLRKQSLLRDPSVELQA; encoded by the exons ATGGAATATGACGAGAAGCTGGCTCGTTTCCGGCAGGGCCACCTCAACCCGTTCAACAAGGCCCCGCTGCAAAGCCAGCATGACCAGAAGACTGGGGAGACTGGAGAGGAGTTTCAGCAGAAAG GCTTGAAGCTGGGCTTGTCCCCCGAGGAGGAGGCTGAGTTCCTGTGCTCGGAGCGCACCATGGACTTGGGTCTGGCAGAGGATCACTTCTCGCGCCCAGTG GGCTTGTTCCTGGCTTCTGATGTTGAGCAGCTGCGGCAGGCGATTGAAGAGTGCAAGCAGAGGATTTTGGAGCTCCCTGATAACTCGGAGAAGCAAAAAGATGCCGTAGTGCGGCTCATCCATCTGCGGCTCAAACTCCAGGAGCTGAAG GATCCCAGTGAGGATGAGCCCAACATCCGGGTGATTCTGGAGCATCGCTTCTACAAGGAGAAGAGCAAGAGCGTGAAGCAGACCTGTGACAAGTGCAGCACCATCATCTGGGGACTCCTCCAGACCTGGTATACCTGCACAG GTTGTTCCTATCGCTGCCATAGCAAGTGCCTGAACCTCATCACCAAGCCATGTGTCCGCTCCAAGGTCAGCCACCAGGCTGAGTATGAGCTCAGCATCTGCCCAGAGACAGGGTTGGACAGCCAAGACTACCGCTGTGCCGAGTGCCGGGTGCCCATCTCGCTCC GGGGAGTTCCAAGCGAGGCCCGGCAGTGTGACTACACTGGCCTCTATTACTGTAGCAACTGCCACTGGAACGACCAAGCTGTCATCCCTGCCAGGGTCATCCACAACTGGGACTTTGAACCCCGCAAG GTATCTCGGTGCAGCATGCGCTACCTTGCCCTGATGGTGTCACGGCCGGTACTCAAACTGCGTGAGATTAACCCTCTTCTGTTCAACTATGTTGAGGAGCTGGTGGAGATTCGG AAGCTGCGCCAGGACATTCTCCTTATGAAACCGTATTTCATCACCTGCAAGGAAGCTATGGAGGCTCGGCTCTTGCTCCAG CTGCAGGATCGGCAACACTTTGTGGAGAACGACGACATGTACTCGCTGCAAGACCTGATTGACATCAATGCTGGTCGCCTCAGCTGCTCCCTTACTGAGACCCACACGCTTTTTGCCAAACACATCAAACTGGATTGTGAG CGGTGCCAAGCAAAGGGTTTCGTGTGTGAGCTCTGCAAAGAGGGGGACGTGCTCTTTCCCTTTGACAGCCACACCTCCATGTGCATGGACTGCTCAGCTGTCTTCCACAG GGACTGTTATTATGACAACTCCACAACATGTCCCAAGTGTGCTCGGCTAAATCTGAGAAAGCAGTCGCTGCTCAGAGACCCCAGTGTGGAGCTGCAGGCTTAG